The following are from one region of the Pectobacterium actinidiae genome:
- a CDS encoding extracellular solute-binding protein → MKMKTLTTVIMISLGITGVLSKSALAADKELLVWEDIKKSDGIADAIKAFEKQNNVKINVLETPYAQQIEKLRLDGPAGIGPDVIVMPHDQVGTAVVQGLISELKLDQTFLSSFTKPALEAQTYNGKLYGVPKAVETTVLVYNKDLMPQPPEKFDDLFTFSKQQRAEGRYGLLAKFDEIYYAYGVIAGMGGYIFGQNSNGSPNVKDIGLDKQATIDAVNYIKKFYADGLFPPGIVGETGANAIDSLFTEKKAAAVITGPWAFQPYKNAGVNYGVAPLPLLPNGEHPRSLLGVKGYSISTYSKNKELAQKFIEFINQPEYAKVRFQLTGEIPPIAALVDDPLIKDDEKSRAVAIQSGYAVPMPSVPEMQEVWTPANSALQLSVTGKQDTKAALESAVKVIKMQIEANHSNQ, encoded by the coding sequence ATGAAAATGAAAACACTGACCACCGTCATCATGATTTCACTGGGTATCACCGGCGTACTCAGCAAATCAGCGCTGGCAGCCGACAAAGAACTTCTGGTATGGGAAGATATCAAGAAATCCGACGGCATCGCCGACGCGATCAAAGCCTTTGAAAAACAGAATAATGTCAAAATCAACGTGCTGGAAACGCCTTACGCGCAGCAGATTGAGAAACTCCGTCTGGATGGCCCGGCAGGCATCGGTCCGGATGTGATCGTGATGCCACACGATCAGGTCGGTACCGCCGTGGTTCAGGGATTGATCAGCGAACTAAAGCTGGATCAGACGTTCCTGTCGAGTTTCACCAAACCGGCACTGGAAGCACAAACCTATAACGGTAAGCTATACGGCGTGCCAAAAGCGGTTGAAACCACCGTGCTGGTGTACAACAAAGACCTAATGCCACAACCGCCGGAAAAATTCGACGACTTGTTCACGTTCTCCAAACAGCAACGTGCCGAAGGCCGCTATGGTCTGCTGGCGAAATTTGACGAAATTTATTACGCCTACGGCGTCATCGCTGGGATGGGTGGCTACATTTTCGGGCAGAACAGCAACGGTTCACCAAACGTAAAAGACATCGGTCTGGATAAACAAGCCACCATCGATGCCGTCAACTATATCAAGAAATTCTATGCCGATGGCCTGTTCCCGCCGGGTATCGTCGGTGAAACCGGCGCTAACGCCATCGATTCCCTGTTCACCGAGAAAAAAGCCGCAGCCGTAATTACCGGTCCGTGGGCGTTCCAGCCGTACAAAAACGCGGGCGTAAACTATGGCGTTGCCCCACTGCCGCTGCTGCCAAACGGCGAGCACCCGCGTTCGCTGCTGGGCGTCAAAGGCTACAGCATCTCCACCTACTCCAAAAACAAAGAGCTGGCGCAGAAATTCATTGAGTTCATCAATCAGCCTGAGTACGCCAAAGTTCGCTTCCAGTTAACCGGTGAAATCCCACCAATCGCGGCGCTGGTTGACGATCCGCTAATTAAGGACGACGAAAAATCCCGTGCTGTCGCGATCCAGTCTGGCTATGCCGTTCCTATGCCGAGCGTACCGGAAATGCAGGAAGTCTGGACGCCAGCAAACAGTGCGCTGCAACTGAGCGTGACAGGCAAGCAGGACACCAAAGCGGCGCTGGAATCTGCCGTGAAGGTTATCAAAATGCAGATCGAAGCTAACCACAGTAACCAGTAA
- a CDS encoding carbohydrate ABC transporter permease, giving the protein MEVDVTVNASGLTPQERGCRHARTAVLLAIVPGLGQIYNRQFVKGALFFIIMVCFIGIFHDFLRNGAWGLITLGTELPRDHSIFLLAKGIISVIVAAFGVGVYYFSLRDAYVCGARRDKGLPLNSVKKQYQMLLSEGFPYLMITPGFILLVFVVVFPIIFGFSIAFTNYNLYHTPPAKLVDWVGMTNFINIFRLDLWRSTFFDVLQWTVIWTLIATTLQCAVGILLAILVNQKGLRFKPLIRTILILPWAVPGFVTILVFAGMFNETFGVINNGILAALGIEPKAWMTDPFWTKTALILMQTWLGFPFVFAMTTGVLQAIPDDLYEAATIDGASSWYKLTTITLPLVLYSIAPIIITQYTFNFNNFNIIYLFNNGGPAVIGSNAGGTDILVSWIYKLTMSSSQYAIAASITILLSIFVVGVALWQFRATNSFKQDNMA; this is encoded by the coding sequence ATGGAGGTAGATGTGACCGTCAACGCCAGCGGCCTTACGCCACAAGAGAGAGGATGTCGCCACGCCAGAACGGCTGTATTGCTGGCGATCGTCCCCGGACTTGGACAGATTTATAATCGCCAGTTCGTCAAAGGCGCATTGTTCTTTATCATCATGGTCTGCTTCATCGGCATATTCCATGATTTCCTGCGGAACGGCGCCTGGGGGCTCATCACGCTGGGCACTGAGCTGCCGCGCGATCACTCTATTTTTCTGCTGGCAAAAGGCATTATCAGCGTAATCGTCGCCGCCTTTGGCGTCGGTGTTTACTATTTCAGCCTGCGCGATGCCTACGTGTGCGGTGCCAGACGCGATAAAGGTCTGCCGTTGAACAGCGTGAAGAAGCAATATCAAATGCTGCTGAGCGAAGGCTTTCCTTATCTGATGATCACGCCCGGCTTCATCCTGTTGGTCTTTGTCGTGGTTTTCCCGATTATTTTCGGTTTTTCCATTGCCTTTACCAATTACAACCTCTATCACACGCCACCTGCCAAGCTGGTCGATTGGGTAGGGATGACAAACTTTATCAATATCTTCCGGCTCGACCTCTGGCGTTCAACGTTCTTTGACGTGCTGCAATGGACGGTGATTTGGACGCTGATTGCGACCACACTCCAGTGCGCCGTGGGCATCCTGCTGGCGATTTTGGTGAACCAGAAAGGCCTGCGTTTCAAACCACTGATCCGCACTATCCTAATCCTGCCGTGGGCGGTGCCGGGCTTCGTCACTATTCTGGTCTTCGCGGGGATGTTTAACGAAACGTTTGGCGTGATTAATAACGGGATTCTGGCCGCATTGGGGATTGAACCCAAAGCGTGGATGACCGATCCATTTTGGACCAAAACCGCGCTGATTTTGATGCAAACCTGGTTAGGTTTCCCGTTTGTGTTCGCCATGACCACCGGCGTATTGCAGGCTATTCCTGATGATTTGTACGAAGCCGCAACCATTGACGGAGCGAGCAGTTGGTACAAGCTGACCACCATCACACTGCCGCTGGTGCTCTACTCCATCGCGCCGATCATCATCACGCAGTACACGTTCAACTTTAATAATTTCAACATCATCTATCTGTTCAACAACGGCGGACCGGCGGTGATCGGCTCTAACGCGGGCGGGACGGATATTCTAGTGTCCTGGATTTATAAGCTGACCATGTCTTCTTCCCAATATGCAATCGCAGCCAGCATCACCATTCTGCTGTCGATTTTTGTCGTGGGCGTCGCGCTGTGGCAGTTCCGCGCCACCAATTCCTTCAAACAAGACAACATGGCATAG
- a CDS encoding sugar ABC transporter permease, protein MKKHSVKRQNFIKLGLTYLLLAMVAVIIIYPLIWTVGASLNPGNSLLNTSIIPDNFSFIHYEELFNGQIDYAAWYWNSMKISFLTMILTLVSVSFTAYSFSRFRFRGRQNGLMLFLLLQMIPQFSALIAIFVLAQMLGLVNSHIALVLVYVGGMIPMNTYLMKGYLDAIPKDLDESARMDGAGNFRIFIEIIMPLSKPIIAVIALFSFTGPLGDFILSSTILRTPDQYTLPIGLYNLVSQKMGASYTTYAAGAVLIAVPVAILYLSLQKYFVSGLTSGGTKG, encoded by the coding sequence ATGAAAAAACACAGCGTTAAACGCCAGAATTTTATCAAACTCGGCCTGACCTACCTGCTGCTGGCGATGGTGGCCGTCATCATTATTTATCCACTGATCTGGACGGTTGGCGCGTCGCTGAACCCCGGCAACAGCCTGCTCAATACGTCAATCATCCCAGACAACTTCTCCTTCATTCACTATGAGGAGCTGTTTAACGGCCAGATTGACTACGCGGCGTGGTACTGGAATTCGATGAAAATCAGCTTCCTGACCATGATTCTGACGCTCGTCAGCGTCAGTTTCACCGCCTATTCCTTCTCTCGCTTCCGCTTTCGTGGCCGCCAAAACGGGCTGATGCTGTTTTTACTCTTACAGATGATCCCGCAGTTTTCCGCGTTGATCGCCATCTTCGTACTGGCGCAGATGCTGGGGCTGGTAAACAGCCATATTGCACTGGTGCTGGTTTACGTCGGCGGCATGATCCCGATGAATACCTATCTGATGAAAGGCTATCTGGATGCCATCCCGAAAGATCTGGATGAGTCCGCGCGTATGGACGGCGCAGGCAACTTCCGCATCTTTATCGAGATCATTATGCCGCTGTCTAAACCGATCATCGCGGTGATCGCCCTGTTCTCGTTTACCGGCCCGCTGGGTGACTTCATTCTCTCCAGCACCATCCTGCGCACACCGGATCAGTACACGCTGCCCATCGGGCTCTACAACCTGGTGTCGCAGAAGATGGGCGCCAGTTACACCACCTACGCCGCTGGAGCCGTGCTGATCGCGGTACCGGTCGCCATTCTTTATCTTTCATTGCAAAAGTACTTTGTCTCCGGCCTGACCTCAGGCGGAACCAAAGGGTAA
- a CDS encoding glycoside hydrolase family 53 protein, whose translation MKMKKRVLMAAMLATGLLTFSLPQTLHAAENVTINKLTNVPADFIKGADISMLNEVEKHGGKFYDEHGKQKDAMLILKENGINYIRLRIWNDPKDAAGNGYGGGNNDLATTLALAKRAKANGMKILLDFHYSDFWTDPAHQNKPKAWSGLSAEQLTTAVHDYTKATISEFQKAGVMPDMVQIGNELNGGMLWPEGKSWGQGGGEFDRLAAMLKAGIQGVKEVQGANNVKIMLHLAEGTKNDTFIWWFDEIVKRNVPFDVIGASFYTYWNGPISALQYNMNDVTKRYNKDIIVVEAAYAYTLENCDNAENSFQQKELDAGGYPASVQGQANYLHDLMQSVINVPNQRGKGVFYWEPIWLPTPGATWATKAGMKYNKDEWKEGNARENQALFDCKGNVLPSIKAFK comes from the coding sequence ATGAAAATGAAAAAACGCGTACTGATGGCCGCCATGCTCGCAACTGGCCTGTTGACCTTCTCCCTGCCGCAGACCCTGCATGCCGCAGAGAATGTGACGATCAATAAGTTGACGAACGTCCCTGCCGATTTCATCAAAGGCGCGGATATTTCCATGCTAAACGAGGTGGAAAAGCACGGCGGAAAATTTTATGACGAACATGGCAAACAGAAAGATGCCATGTTGATCCTGAAAGAGAACGGCATTAACTATATTCGTTTGCGCATCTGGAACGACCCAAAAGATGCGGCAGGCAACGGTTACGGCGGCGGTAACAACGATCTGGCTACCACGCTGGCGCTGGCTAAACGCGCCAAAGCGAACGGTATGAAAATACTGCTGGATTTCCACTACAGCGATTTCTGGACCGACCCAGCCCACCAAAACAAACCCAAAGCCTGGTCTGGCCTAAGCGCAGAACAGCTCACAACTGCCGTACATGACTACACCAAAGCCACCATTAGCGAATTCCAGAAAGCGGGCGTCATGCCGGATATGGTGCAGATCGGTAACGAATTGAACGGCGGGATGCTGTGGCCGGAAGGAAAAAGTTGGGGTCAGGGTGGCGGTGAATTTGATCGCCTCGCGGCGATGTTGAAAGCCGGTATTCAGGGCGTGAAGGAAGTACAGGGCGCGAATAACGTCAAAATCATGCTGCATCTGGCGGAAGGCACCAAAAACGACACCTTTATCTGGTGGTTCGATGAGATCGTCAAACGTAATGTCCCGTTTGATGTCATCGGTGCCTCGTTCTACACCTACTGGAACGGCCCCATCAGCGCGTTGCAGTACAACATGAACGACGTCACCAAACGCTACAATAAAGACATCATCGTGGTTGAAGCCGCCTATGCTTACACGCTGGAAAACTGCGATAACGCGGAAAACAGCTTTCAGCAAAAAGAGTTGGATGCAGGCGGCTACCCCGCTTCCGTTCAGGGTCAGGCCAATTACCTGCACGATCTGATGCAAAGCGTCATCAACGTCCCCAATCAGCGTGGTAAAGGCGTCTTCTATTGGGAACCCATCTGGCTGCCAACGCCCGGCGCAACCTGGGCCACGAAAGCGGGCATGAAATACAACAAAGACGAATGGAAAGAAGGCAACGCGCGGGAAAATCAGGCGCTGTTCGATTGCAAAGGCAACGTACTGCCTTCCATCAAAGCGTTTAAGTAA
- a CDS encoding beta-galactosidase yields MFKFPPLSSKVPVLLHGADYNPDQWLDDPAVLEKDIEMMKQTQCNVMSVGIFSWSGIEPEEGRYEFGWLDSILDTLYANGIFVFLATPSGARPAWLSQKYPDVLRVGSNRVRALHGGRHNHCLSSPNYREKVKQINTRLAKRYSHHPAVIGWHISNEYSGECHCDTCRSTFQSWLKARYGTIDALNKAWWSTFWSHTYTDWSQLEPPSPIGEVSIHGLNLDWKRFNTSQVSDFCAAEIAPLKAENPSLPTTTNFMEYFYDYDYWQLAKVIDFISWDSYPLWHNAEDDCTLGAYTAMYHDLMRTLKGGKPFYLMESTPSLTNWQPISKLKKPGMHILSSLQAVAHGSDSVQYFQWRKSRGSVEKFHGAVVDHVGHIDTRVGREVQELGDILNKLAPVAGSRVDAKVAIIFDWESRWAMDNAQGPRNAGLFYEKTVTEHYRTFWEQGVAVDIINADVDLSGYQLVIAPMLYMVREGFAERVDAFVKQGGRFVTTYWSGVVNETDLCHQNGFPGPLRPIMGIWAEEIDGLYDHESNSISGLDGNEQRLVGPYQVTHLCELIHLEGARALATYDSDFYAGRPAVTVNDYGKGQAYYIASRNDLAFQRDFFTTLIQTLDLPRALPSDLPYGVVAHRRDDGESEFIFVQNYTATPQYITLPATYEEMTTGSTLSGALDLSGYGCRILRRALQ; encoded by the coding sequence ATGTTCAAATTCCCCCCGCTAAGCAGCAAGGTGCCTGTTCTGCTGCACGGCGCTGACTATAACCCTGACCAATGGCTGGACGACCCAGCGGTTCTGGAAAAAGACATTGAGATGATGAAGCAGACCCAGTGCAACGTCATGTCCGTGGGCATTTTCAGCTGGTCTGGTATTGAGCCGGAAGAAGGTCGCTACGAATTTGGCTGGCTGGATAGCATCCTCGACACGCTGTATGCCAACGGTATCTTCGTTTTTCTGGCAACACCGAGCGGCGCACGCCCGGCTTGGCTGTCGCAGAAATACCCTGATGTACTGCGCGTTGGCAGCAACCGCGTGCGGGCGCTGCACGGTGGCCGCCATAACCACTGCCTGAGCTCGCCGAACTATCGCGAGAAAGTGAAACAAATCAACACCCGGTTGGCAAAACGTTACTCGCACCATCCTGCAGTAATCGGCTGGCATATTTCCAACGAATACAGCGGCGAGTGCCATTGCGATACCTGCCGCAGTACCTTCCAGAGCTGGTTGAAAGCACGCTACGGCACGATAGACGCGTTGAATAAAGCGTGGTGGAGCACCTTCTGGAGCCACACCTACACCGACTGGTCACAGTTAGAACCCCCGTCGCCTATCGGTGAAGTCTCCATCCACGGCCTGAATCTGGACTGGAAACGCTTTAACACCTCACAGGTCAGCGATTTCTGTGCCGCAGAAATTGCACCGCTAAAAGCCGAAAACCCGTCTCTGCCAACCACGACGAACTTCATGGAATACTTCTATGATTACGACTACTGGCAGTTGGCGAAGGTGATCGACTTCATCTCCTGGGACAGCTACCCGCTGTGGCATAACGCGGAAGATGACTGCACGCTGGGTGCCTACACCGCGATGTATCACGACCTGATGCGTACGCTAAAAGGTGGAAAGCCGTTCTACCTGATGGAATCAACGCCAAGCCTGACCAACTGGCAACCGATCAGTAAACTGAAAAAGCCGGGCATGCATATCCTGTCTTCACTTCAGGCCGTCGCACACGGGTCAGACTCCGTGCAGTATTTCCAGTGGCGTAAGAGCCGCGGTTCCGTTGAGAAATTCCACGGTGCCGTCGTCGATCATGTTGGGCATATCGACACCCGCGTTGGGCGTGAAGTGCAGGAGTTGGGTGACATACTCAACAAACTCGCACCGGTAGCAGGCAGTCGGGTTGACGCCAAAGTCGCCATCATTTTCGACTGGGAAAGCCGCTGGGCAATGGACAACGCCCAAGGGCCGCGCAACGCGGGGCTGTTCTATGAGAAAACCGTCACCGAACATTATCGTACGTTCTGGGAACAGGGCGTGGCGGTAGATATCATCAACGCCGATGTCGATCTCAGCGGTTATCAGCTCGTGATCGCACCGATGCTCTACATGGTACGCGAGGGCTTTGCCGAACGTGTCGATGCTTTCGTCAAACAGGGTGGCCGTTTTGTCACCACCTATTGGTCTGGCGTCGTCAACGAAACCGATCTGTGTCATCAAAACGGTTTCCCAGGCCCGCTGCGTCCTATCATGGGAATATGGGCAGAAGAAATCGATGGGCTGTACGATCATGAAAGCAACAGCATCAGCGGTCTGGACGGCAACGAGCAACGTCTGGTCGGCCCGTATCAGGTCACCCACCTGTGCGAGTTAATTCATCTCGAAGGCGCGCGGGCACTGGCAACCTATGACAGCGATTTCTACGCGGGTCGCCCAGCTGTTACGGTCAATGACTACGGCAAGGGGCAGGCCTATTACATCGCATCGCGCAACGATCTCGCCTTCCAGCGTGATTTCTTCACCACGCTGATACAAACGCTGGATTTACCGCGCGCGCTACCGTCCGACCTCCCCTACGGCGTTGTCGCTCACCGTCGTGATGACGGGGAAAGTGAGTTTATCTTCGTACAGAATTACACGGCAACGCCACAGTACATTACGTTGCCTGCCACCTACGAGGAAATGACCACAGGTAGCACACTTTCAGGGGCGCTCGACCTGTCAGGCTACGGCTGCCGGATTCTACGCCGCGCATTACAGTAA
- a CDS encoding glucose PTS transporter subunit EIIB — MGKIHNFRKLFASMLGKQITEIEIASPLDKENLQQLVTAFGGKENIVSLDACITRLRVEVHSLRLVNSDSLQKLGAIGVIIVGHQVQAIFGTQSDNLRRELAAWFEDDGAEAR; from the coding sequence ATGGGCAAGATTCACAATTTTCGGAAATTGTTCGCATCAATGTTGGGTAAGCAAATTACCGAGATTGAAATCGCTTCACCGCTAGACAAAGAAAACTTGCAGCAGTTGGTAACCGCCTTTGGCGGCAAAGAAAATATCGTCAGTCTGGATGCCTGCATCACCCGCCTGCGGGTCGAGGTTCATAGCCTGCGACTGGTTAACAGCGACAGTTTGCAAAAGCTGGGCGCTATCGGCGTGATTATTGTCGGTCATCAGGTACAGGCCATTTTCGGCACCCAATCGGATAACCTGCGCCGCGAACTAGCCGCCTGGTTTGAGGATGATGGCGCAGAAGCGCGCTAA
- a CDS encoding aldo/keto reductase: MSVSNTTRELGRSGIVVPPFSFGGNVFGWTVDESTSFSLLDALLAHGLNFIDTADVYSRWAPGNQGGESETIIGNWLKKSGQRDKVIIATKVGMDLGEGKKGLSPRYIRQAVEASLQRLQTDYIDLYQAHTDDKDTPLEETLATFDALIKEGKVRAIGASNYSAARLAEALKVSQANHLARYETLQPEYNLYDRQGYEAALEPLVREQGIGVISYYSLASGFLSGKYRQPKDASKSARGQGVVEKYLNERGRTILEALDSVANAHQTTPSQVALAWLIARPSITAPIASATSLEQVAELASATRLVLPAEDIELLDRASRY, from the coding sequence ATGTCAGTATCAAATACTACACGCGAGCTTGGACGTTCAGGGATCGTGGTTCCGCCTTTCTCGTTCGGCGGTAACGTCTTTGGCTGGACGGTCGATGAGTCGACATCGTTCAGCCTGCTGGATGCGTTATTGGCGCATGGGCTAAATTTCATTGATACCGCCGATGTTTACTCGCGCTGGGCACCCGGTAATCAGGGCGGTGAGTCTGAAACGATCATCGGTAACTGGCTGAAAAAAAGTGGCCAACGCGACAAGGTGATTATCGCGACCAAGGTGGGTATGGATTTGGGGGAGGGCAAGAAAGGGCTGTCTCCTCGCTATATTCGTCAGGCCGTCGAGGCCTCATTACAACGCTTGCAGACGGACTATATCGATCTCTATCAGGCACATACGGACGACAAAGATACGCCACTGGAAGAAACGCTGGCTACGTTTGATGCGTTGATTAAAGAAGGGAAAGTACGCGCGATTGGGGCATCCAACTACAGCGCGGCGCGTCTGGCTGAGGCGCTGAAAGTCAGTCAAGCCAACCATCTGGCGCGTTATGAAACGCTGCAACCGGAATACAATTTGTACGATCGGCAGGGTTATGAAGCCGCGCTAGAGCCGTTGGTGCGTGAGCAGGGGATTGGCGTGATTAGCTACTATTCTCTGGCTAGCGGGTTTCTGTCAGGTAAGTATCGTCAGCCTAAGGATGCGTCGAAAAGTGCACGCGGGCAGGGCGTCGTAGAAAAATACCTGAATGAGCGCGGTCGCACCATTTTGGAAGCGTTGGATAGCGTGGCGAATGCGCATCAGACGACACCATCGCAGGTCGCGCTGGCATGGCTGATCGCCCGCCCGAGCATCACGGCACCGATCGCCAGTGCGACATCGCTGGAGCAGGTTGCCGAACTGGCGAGTGCGACGCGACTGGTGCTGCCAGCAGAAGATATTGAGCTGCTGGATCGTGCGAGTCGTTATTAA